The following are from one region of the Thiocapsa rosea genome:
- a CDS encoding HyaD/HybD family hydrogenase maturation endopeptidase, with protein MQPTTLILGLGNVLMTDEAVGAEVVRRLEQESAPDASLMCIDGGTLSFTLALPIGDCPRLIVVDAATMGEPPGSVRVFEGEAMDRQLSVNAKTVHEVSLSDLMDIARLTDTLPLQRALVGIEPAFVGWGDRLTPSVEAAIPDAIARIRSLLDRWDTCP; from the coding sequence GTGCAACCAACCACTCTCATCCTCGGCCTCGGCAATGTCCTCATGACCGACGAAGCGGTCGGCGCCGAGGTGGTCCGCCGACTGGAGCAGGAAAGCGCTCCGGACGCATCCCTCATGTGCATCGACGGCGGAACCTTGAGCTTCACGCTCGCCCTGCCGATCGGGGACTGTCCGCGACTGATCGTCGTCGATGCCGCGACGATGGGCGAGCCCCCCGGCAGCGTCAGAGTCTTCGAGGGCGAGGCGATGGATCGCCAACTCAGCGTCAACGCCAAGACCGTCCACGAGGTCAGTCTCTCAGACCTGATGGACATCGCACGCCTCACCGACACACTCCCGCTCCAGCGCGCCTTGGTCGGCATCGAGCCCGCGTTCGTCGGCTGGGGCGACCGGCTGACACCCTCGGTCGAGGCTGCGATTCCCGATGCGATCGCGCGGATCCGCTCGCTCCTCGATCGCTGGGACACTTGCCCCTGA
- a CDS encoding bacteriohemerythrin, with protein MLREWSDIYSIGIEEIDRQHQGFFAASHQLYEAILDREAKNGVIEAVAFMRAYAETHFSTEEDFMRKHDYPDLDAHLRQHVAFMRRLDALEDDLRTFGPGQELADRALEMTQDWLIDHIADEDVLYALHVKAGEFGDYPSGPRDQPTIGDR; from the coding sequence ATGTTAAGAGAGTGGTCCGATATCTACAGCATCGGCATCGAGGAGATCGACCGACAGCATCAAGGCTTCTTCGCTGCCTCGCATCAGCTCTACGAAGCGATCCTGGACCGCGAGGCCAAGAACGGCGTCATCGAGGCCGTCGCCTTCATGCGGGCCTATGCCGAGACTCATTTCTCCACCGAAGAAGACTTCATGCGCAAGCACGACTATCCGGACCTCGACGCGCACCTGAGGCAACATGTTGCCTTCATGCGGCGCTTGGATGCGCTGGAAGACGACCTGCGCACCTTCGGTCCCGGTCAGGAGCTCGCGGATCGGGCCTTGGAGATGACCCAGGATTGGTTGATCGATCATATCGCCGACGAGGATGTCCTCTACGCCCTGCATGTGAAGGCGGGAGAGTTCGGCGATTATCCGTCCGGGCCGCGGGATCAACCGACGATCGGAGATCGGTAA
- a CDS encoding TIGR04211 family SH3 domain-containing protein, with product MRRSAFLFVLLLSIQSAQILPLCAATRYVTDSLEVTLRTGESSRYRIIRMLPSGTPVEVVSVNKATDYARVRTEDGTVGYVLERELQDEPAARNRVIELEKRLVELQGEPDTLAARLGALQEAYDRLDADFQVVQREKLRLEQELATIRHASTNILDITSDRERLRIQVSELTRERADLEQANRDLGNRTNQRWFMIGAGVILIGVLIGLFLPHLSFRRRRGSWGSL from the coding sequence GTGAGACGTTCCGCATTCCTCTTTGTCCTGCTCCTGAGCATCCAATCCGCTCAGATTCTGCCTCTATGCGCCGCGACGCGCTATGTCACGGATTCGCTCGAGGTCACCTTGCGCACGGGCGAGAGCAGCCGTTATCGCATCATCCGCATGCTGCCGAGCGGTACGCCGGTCGAGGTCGTCAGCGTCAACAAGGCAACCGACTATGCGCGCGTGCGTACCGAGGACGGAACGGTCGGTTATGTGCTCGAGCGTGAGCTGCAAGACGAGCCTGCTGCACGCAATCGCGTCATCGAGCTCGAGAAACGCTTGGTCGAGCTTCAGGGCGAGCCGGACACGCTGGCCGCGAGGCTCGGGGCGCTGCAGGAGGCGTACGACCGGCTCGATGCCGATTTCCAGGTCGTGCAACGCGAGAAGCTGCGGCTCGAGCAGGAGCTGGCCACCATTCGCCATGCCTCCACGAATATCCTCGACATCACCAGCGACCGAGAGCGCCTGCGCATCCAGGTCAGCGAGCTCACGCGCGAGCGTGCCGACCTCGAGCAGGCCAACCGCGACCTCGGCAACCGCACCAACCAGCGCTGGTTCATGATCGGCGCCGGCGTCATCCTCATCGGCGTGCTGATCGGCTTGTTTTTGCCGCACCTGAGTTTCCGTCGTCGGCGCGGGTCTTGGGGTTCGCTCTGA
- the argF gene encoding ornithine carbamoyltransferase: MDADQTHCRHFLSLLDLSSEEARRLIARGTELKRMLKTGEDYRPFPNRTLAMIFEKSSTRTRVSFEVGMVQLGGHALFLSPRDTQLGRGEPIEDSARVLSRMVDAVMIRTFDHAIVERFAAHSRVPVINGLTDRLHPCQLLADMQTYHEHRGDIRGRRVTWIGDGNNMCHSFMEAAQVFDFELRVACPEGFEPQADLLAAVQGRCTILRDPQEAAEGADLIVTDVWASMGQEEEQAKREALFAPFQVDDAVMSRTAPDALFMHCLPAHRGEEVSASVIDGPRSVVWDEAENRLHAQKALLEFLLLPLLPQG, from the coding sequence ATGGATGCTGATCAGACACATTGCCGACACTTTCTATCCCTGCTCGATCTGAGTTCCGAGGAGGCCCGCAGGCTGATCGCGCGGGGGACCGAGCTCAAGCGGATGTTGAAAACCGGCGAGGACTATCGGCCGTTTCCGAACCGCACCTTGGCGATGATCTTCGAGAAATCCTCGACGCGCACCCGTGTGTCCTTCGAGGTCGGTATGGTACAGCTCGGCGGTCACGCCTTGTTCCTCTCGCCGCGCGACACCCAGCTCGGACGCGGCGAGCCGATCGAGGACAGCGCACGGGTGCTCTCGCGCATGGTCGACGCGGTGATGATCCGGACCTTCGATCACGCTATCGTCGAGCGTTTTGCGGCGCATTCGCGCGTACCCGTCATCAACGGCCTGACCGATCGCTTGCATCCTTGTCAGCTCTTGGCCGACATGCAGACCTATCACGAGCATCGCGGTGATATCCGCGGTCGACGGGTGACCTGGATCGGCGACGGCAACAACATGTGCCACTCCTTCATGGAGGCCGCACAGGTGTTCGATTTCGAGCTCAGGGTGGCCTGTCCGGAAGGGTTCGAGCCGCAGGCCGATCTGCTCGCCGCTGTCCAAGGGCGTTGCACCATCCTGCGCGATCCGCAGGAGGCCGCCGAGGGGGCCGATCTGATCGTCACCGACGTCTGGGCCAGCATGGGTCAAGAAGAGGAGCAGGCGAAACGCGAGGCATTGTTCGCGCCCTTCCAAGTGGACGATGCCGTCATGTCGCGGACCGCGCCCGACGCACTCTTCATGCATTGTCTGCCGGCACACCGTGGCGAGGAGGTCTCCGCCTCCGTGATCGACGGTCCCAGATCCGTGGTCTGGGATGAAGCCGAGAACCGTCTTCACGCGCAAAAGGCGCTGCTGGAATTTCTCCTGCTTCCCCTGCTTCCACAAGGGTGA
- a CDS encoding aspartate aminotransferase family protein, with the protein MTEPLMATYKRLPVAFARGEGVWLWDTEGRRYLDALSGIAVCGLGHAHPAVRDALCEQAGLLVHTSNLYRITEQERLGAILTEMSGMDRVFFGNSGAEANEAAIKIARLYAHRRGVENPAILVAENSFHGRTLATLSATGNRKVQAGFEPLVQGFVRVPYDDVEAIETAAANRPNIVAILVEPIQGEGGIRIPAPDYGQRLRELCDRHGWLLICDEIQTGMGRTGRWFGHEHGGTFPDVVTLAKGLANGVPIGACLARGAAAEVFGPGAHGSTFGGNPLVCRAARAVLETIVDEDLIANAAEQGAYLLEGFRTALSGVPGVVEVRGRGLMLGIELDRPCADLVVQALEAGLLINVTADRVIRLLPPLILARAEADRLLEGLTALIKRWLSDA; encoded by the coding sequence ATGACCGAACCCTTGATGGCCACCTATAAACGCTTGCCGGTCGCCTTTGCGCGCGGCGAGGGCGTTTGGCTTTGGGATACGGAAGGCCGACGGTACCTTGATGCTCTTTCGGGCATCGCGGTGTGTGGGCTCGGGCATGCGCACCCGGCGGTTCGGGATGCGCTTTGCGAGCAAGCGGGTCTGTTGGTGCATACGTCCAATCTGTACCGGATCACCGAGCAGGAGCGCCTCGGCGCCATCCTGACCGAGATGTCCGGCATGGACCGGGTCTTCTTCGGCAACTCCGGCGCGGAGGCCAACGAGGCCGCGATCAAGATCGCACGTCTCTATGCTCACCGGCGCGGGGTCGAAAATCCCGCGATCCTGGTCGCCGAGAACAGCTTCCACGGGCGCACGCTCGCCACCCTGTCGGCAACCGGCAATCGTAAGGTCCAAGCCGGTTTCGAGCCGCTCGTGCAGGGCTTCGTGCGGGTGCCTTACGACGACGTCGAGGCGATCGAGACCGCGGCGGCCAATCGTCCGAACATCGTGGCCATTCTGGTCGAGCCCATCCAGGGCGAGGGCGGCATCCGCATCCCGGCACCGGACTACGGGCAGCGTCTGCGCGAATTGTGCGATCGGCACGGTTGGCTCTTGATCTGCGACGAGATTCAGACCGGGATGGGGCGTACCGGCCGGTGGTTCGGGCATGAGCACGGCGGGACCTTCCCGGACGTGGTCACGCTCGCCAAGGGTCTCGCCAATGGCGTGCCGATCGGTGCTTGTCTTGCCCGCGGGGCCGCGGCCGAGGTCTTCGGGCCGGGTGCGCATGGCTCCACGTTCGGCGGCAATCCCCTGGTCTGTCGCGCGGCGCGCGCCGTGCTCGAGACGATCGTCGACGAGGACCTGATCGCCAACGCGGCCGAGCAAGGCGCCTATTTACTCGAGGGTTTTCGTACGGCCTTAAGCGGCGTGCCGGGCGTGGTCGAGGTGCGCGGGCGGGGTTTGATGCTGGGGATCGAGCTGGATCGCCCCTGTGCCGATCTGGTCGTGCAGGCGCTCGAGGCCGGTCTGCTGATCAACGTGACGGCGGATCGGGTCATCCGTCTTCTGCCGCCCCTGATCTTGGCCCGTGCAGAGGCCGACCGACTCCTTGAAGGGCTGACTGCCCTGATCAAGCGCTGGCTCAGCGATGCCTGA